AAATGTTATTTGTAACAGGACAACACATCTCCTTTACATAACAAATTTAGCAATTTGTTCTATATATGGGCGAGAAGGCTGCTGCCGATCACATTTCCAATTCAGTCTTTTGGAATCAAAGATTACATTCGTTACTATCTTTTTAATATATCTAATATTCAAAATCTTTACCCTCCGTGGAATTTTAACCAATTTCTTGCAGCCACAATCATACAGAAAATCAAGGTGATTTTATTGTATATAGTTCTTTGctatataattgaaaaaagtaTATACATACATTACCCATTACGCCATCTCTTTGCCTTCATGATATTGTTGTTGTGCACATATTTTCATGTTCCAAAGTTTGAGCTTTTAGATTATTTTCGATATTGGAAACTAACCATGCATTGTAAGCCCGACATAGAAGTTTCCTTTATTTCCACTATGTTAATTAATTTACCAATTGTCCAAGAACTTCCTAAAAGACTTTGTGTTGATGGTCCAGAATTTGTATAACATAAATGCTAGGAGAATCGTTGTAATGGGATTGGCACTTATTGGTTGTGCTCCTTTCTACTTATGGAAGTATTGTAGTGAGAATGGAGCGTGTATTGAGAAGATAAATGATATGGTTATGGAGTTCAACTTTGCCATGAGATACATGGTCGAGGAGCTCAACACGGAGCTGCCCGATTCGAGTATAATCTTATGTGATTTGCTTCAAGATTCAATGAATATCTTGAAGAATAATGAATATTATGGTGTCAATGACAATCTAACTTCTTTTCACTCTCTTCACCATGATCCAAATTTGTCTCTCTCATTGTGTTAGTCCCTTCTTTTCCATGTAGGTTTCAATGTAACTTCGAGTGCTTGTTGTGGGTTTGGTCGTTACATTGGTTGGATCTGTGCATCTCACCAATTATGGCTTGTAAAAATGCTTCTAATCATAATTGGTAGGATCAAAATCATCCATCGGATGTAGTAAATGCTATTCTTGTAGATAACATGTAGAGTTGCATCTACACAACAATATGTTATACAAAGAATTTGCAGGACGTGATAAACTACCATGGATGAAGGATATTTTGGTCAGGCTTGTTCATTCACAAAGCTACACCAATACATTCCAACATAATAGTTGTTACCACCCAACCACTCCTCCAACATAATACTTTTTGTCGTTCCGAATTGCTTAGCAAATCATGGAAAACAGAGAGAGAGCTATGGAGAGTCTAATGTTGAGGAACCACAGATGCCAAATATTTATAAAGGATTCATCATAAAGTGAAAGAACAAAGTACATAGCATGAAGAATATCCCAAATATTCAAAATAAGGGGTAGAAAGATGAACAATAGAGCTGGTGATTTCTCTAAACATGGaactatattttttgtttttttgtctttttgttttttgtttattgttttaaattttgttatttgattccaAGGCTACAAATGTTTTGAACATGGAGCTTTTGTTTTGCGTGTAAATTCATTGCTCTTAGTTTAAATGTTTTAGTTACTCTTTTAGTTGTGACATCATGCAATAAATATTATTCTGTATTTGTGTTCTTGAtacacatatttttttcttttctgtttaatTTCCATATACACGATTAAGAAGTTGATTTTATGTTAGATTAAGTATTTAATGTTACGTTAAAAGTAgtaatttttagatttattgcACACACATGcttgaattttaaatttctaaTCCATGAAATTAAGATACATGACAATTATATTAATGGTACAATAAATAGTATGTAtaaatgtattttatttatatttatgcCTTTTAGAAGtgttttttttggtattatgcATAAAAAGTTCGTTATTATATAACGAAGGCTGGAATGAAATAATCGAAAAaaagtttcttttcttttgaaatcTATGAGATATATGAGATTTTAGAATAAAAAGTATAACCATATTCATTGTTTAATTCCATTttcatttcttaaaaaaaatggatTTATTGATATGCTTTTGCTAGCTTCTTGATTCTTAATTGGAGTTTAGCTCTTCAAGTTTAATCTAAATTGTAGATTAAACATTTAATCTAAATGTCATTCTTACGAAAAGAAAGACATACAAAAACCGATTTCAAGACTACATATGTACTACAGCAAAATATAAGCTATCGTATTATTTCAATCTCTATCAGTTATCAATATAGGCACCAATCACCACCATATTTCTAAAAAACAAGCATAACATTTGGAATTCTTCTACAAGTTTATTTATGTTATTGTTTCCTATATGAGTGTTGCTGTTGGAGGAGTGGTTGAGCGGTAACAAGTattatgttggaatttattGGTGTAGCTTTGTGAATGAACAAGCTTGACCAAAGTATCCTTCATCTATGGGAGTTTATCACGTCCTGCAAATTCTTTGTATAACACATTGTTGTGTGGAGGCCACTCTACATGTTATCTGCAAGAATAACATTCACTGCATCTGTTGGATGAGATTGATTCCACCAAATATGATTAGAAGCAGTTTTACAAGCCATAATTGGTGAGATGCACATGATCCAACCATTGTAACGACCAAACCCACAACAAGCATTCGAAGTTACATCGAGACCTACATGGAAAAGAAGGGACTAACACAATGAGAGACAAAAGTTGGGTCATGGTGAAGAGAGTGAAAGAAGTTAGATTGTCATTCACACCATAATATTCATTATTCTTCAAGATATCCATTGAATCTTGAAGCAAATCACAAAAGATTATACTCGAATCGGGCAACTCCGTGTTAAGCTCCTCGACCATGTATCTCATGGCAAAGTTGAACTCGATAATCATATTGTTTATCTCTTCAATACACGCTCCATTCTCATAACGATGCTACCATAAGTAGATTGGAGCACAACCAATAGGTGCCAATCCTATTACGACAGTTCTCCTAGCGTTCATAGTATACAAAATTATAGATCACTAATACAAAATCTCTTGGAAAGTTCCTTGATCGATGGATAAAAGTAACATTGTGCGAATAAATGAAATTTCTATGTTGGGTTGCACTATTGggttaatttttaatatttgaaatgaTCCAAAAGCTCAAAATTTGGAAATGAAGACGTGTGCACGTTAACAATACCAAGAAGGGAAAAAGATGTCAGGTAATgtctatatatacatttttttctattatataGTACGAATTATATAATCAAATTACATTGATTTATGATTGTGGCGGTTAGAAACTAGTTTTAgaaataaatttctaaatttgagttattttcaaatatagcaaaatgatccaaatatttataaatatagcaagaTTTTTAGAAGATAGACACTGGTAGGGTCTGCCAGTGCCTATGGATATCTTCAATTTACacttctaaaattttgctatatttataaatatttttcggTAGTTTTgcaattttatttgaaataaataccCAACTTAGAAATTAAAagtttgtaattattatttttatttacaatAAAATGGATAAATTTTGGTTTTACATAAACCCCGTTTTCTTCAACCTCTTCCTATCTCGGATTTCCACTTTTCAAGCTTCGGGCAGCAGAGAAATGAAGGTGATTTCCATAGCTCTATTGAGTTCTCTCATCCTCTTCACTTTAAAACTCTCTAATATTTGATTCCTCTTTTTTGTTCTTCACAAATGGCCTCCACTGATTCACTGTTATCTCCAAGGGCCTTCCTTCCAAATTCCTCTTTCAACCCACTCACTCCTCGTCTGAACCATCTACAAACTCTGCGTTTCAATTTCACTCGGAATCCCAGAACGCCATTTTTGTTTCTTCACCGAAACAGGTTTTCTTTCTGTTTGGCAGTTTCAAATTCTTCGGATTCACCGTCACAGTCCTCCGGTGGCGATAAAGCTGCCCGAGATGATTTTGTAACCAGGGTTCTGAAGGAAAATCCCAGCCAATTGGAACCCAGGTATTTAATTGGCGGTAAATTGTATACTTCGAAAGAGAAAGAGTATTTGAGTAGAAAATCGAAGGTGGGTGTGTTTGATGTTGTGGTCAAGTGGTTGAATTCGAGAAAGAAATCGAAGGAGGAGGGAGTTGAGGGTCGCAATGAGGGTGGAAATAAGAGTGAGGCTGTGTATTTGAATGACATTTTGAGAGAGTATAAAGGGAAGCTTTATGTGCCTGAGCAGGTTTTCAATAGAGTTATCGGAGGAAGAAGAATTTGATAGAAGTCTTGAGGCGTTGCCGAAAAAAAACTTTGAGGATTTTGTGAAAGCCACGGAGAGCGACAAAGTCAAATTGTTAGCTTCGAAGGAGAGTATAGCTACCTCTTATGGCAACTGGTTCAGAGATTTTATTGTCGATTTGAAGGAAGTTCCAGGTGAAAAGAGCTTGCAAAGAACTAGATGGTAAACTTGACTAGCTTACATCCTTTCTTCTTGATTCTTTCTATATTTGTTCTAATAAATATGCTTTTACCAGGGCGTTGAGGCTTGGAACAGTGTACCGGTCCGCAATACCAAATTGAGACGCGTACCTCGGTAGGCAATCAATTTCTCAAAGTAGTTTCAATTTTGACAGGTTGAGTTAAGATTTTTAAGGTTGCAGAGTCTCTTTCCTCTGaatttttttcacttttattaGGAATTGCCATTTCATGTACGATCTTACTTGAAAGCGATAGTggggtttttttcttttatacaaGATAATATACATGTATTCTTTTAATCAGAGTTGAACCTTTCCTGGGATTTTGTGTTTCAATTGGAATGTGTATCCTAGCTTTTGTAcacggttttttttttttttttttgttgaaggGTTGTACACGGTATTTCATCATTAGTCTAGCTCTTCTTTTCATAAAAATGATTTTCTATTTCCTTTTATCAAAACGGAATATGAAAAGAAGCTAGGAGAT
This region of Cucumis melo cultivar AY chromosome 7, USDA_Cmelo_AY_1.0, whole genome shotgun sequence genomic DNA includes:
- the LOC127143807 gene encoding GDSL esterase/lipase At1g71691-like, which codes for MGVIFISESKSNLYNINARRIVVMGLALIGCAPFYLWKYCSENGACIEKINDMVMEFNFAMRYMVEELNTELPDSSIILCDLLQDSMNILKNNEYYGVNDNLTSFHSLHHDPNLSLSLC